The following coding sequences lie in one Spinacia oleracea cultivar Varoflay chromosome 1, BTI_SOV_V1, whole genome shotgun sequence genomic window:
- the LOC110782983 gene encoding zinc-finger homeodomain protein 8-like — MAMDFISGPTATSAATNTAFPRTPDSDTDTPPHLPPAKRIHLHHHHHNNNSSSNNSQLEQHVSYKECMKNHAASIGGHALDGCCEFMPGPTANLLDPTSLTCAACGCHRNFHRRDPDDPAPLHHLIPPSAARRAHSPPSASQLLLSLSGHAQSPSGPSDHEMMQTPTTVGSGGGGIVMGYYTSNNGVGSGGQNGSFQSKKRFRTKFSQDQKEKMYEFSEKIGWRLKKGEEKLVQDFCKEVGVDRCVFKVWMHNNKHSASPSAIAIATASATVIPTATATATGSATVSGAALALASSQRNDNTGISTATTSITTSSNGKHGNTNNSSNNNNNNTNNSNVGMNCGGVLGSALEFNFANGGGQEAKAQ, encoded by the coding sequence ATGGCCATGGACTTTATTAGTGGCCCCACCGCCACCTCCGCCGCAACAAACACCGCATTTCCTAGAACCCCTGATTCTGATACCGACACTCCACCGCATCTTCCGCCGGCTAAAAGGatccacctccaccaccaccaccacaacaacaacagcagcagcaacaacagtcAGCTGGAGCAGCACGTGTCGTACAAGGAGTGCATGAAGAACCACGCGGCGAGCATTGGTGGACACGCGCTAGACGGATGCTGTGAGTTCATGCCGGGTCCCACTGCTAACCTGTTGGACCCCACTTCACTCACGTGCGCCGCTTGTGGCTGCCACCGTAACTTTCACCGCCGTGACCCTGACGACCCTGCTCCTCTCCACCACCTAATTCCACCTTCGGCGGCGCGTAGGGCTCACTCTCCTCCATCAGCCTCACAGCTCCTCCTCTCCTTAAGCGGCCATGCTCAAAGCCCCTCAGGACCATCAGATCACGAGATGATGCAGACTCCAACCACCGTCGGAAGTGGCGGAGGAGGAATTGTGATGGGGTACTACACCAGCAACAACGGAGTCGGAAGCGGAGGGCAAAATGGGAGTTTCCAAAGCAAGAAGAGATTCAGGACCAAATTCAGCCAAGACCAAAAGGAGAAAATGTACGAATTTTCCGAGAAAATCGGATGGAGGCTGAAAAAAGGAGAAGAAAAATTAGTACAAGATTTTTGCAAAGAAGTGGGTGTTGATAGATGTGTGTTCAAAGTCTGGATGCACAACAACAAACACTCCGCTTCCCCTTCTGCAATCGCAATCGCCACCGCTTCCGCAACCGTTATCCCTACCGCAACCGCAACCGCTACTGGTTCCGCAACCGTTTCGGGTGCGGCTTTGGCATTAGCTTCGTCGCAACGGAATGACAACACTGGTATCAGTACTGCAACTACTAGTATCACTACCAGTAGTAACGGAAAACATGGAAATACTAATAATAGCagtaacaacaacaataataatactaataatagtAATGTGGGTATGAATTGTGGTGGAGTTCTTGGTTCAGCGCTGGAGTTTAATTTTGCTAATGGTGGTGGCCAGGAAGCGAAAGCGCAATGA